In the uncultured Methanobacterium sp. genome, one interval contains:
- the purM gene encoding phosphoribosylformylglycinamidine cyclo-ligase, which produces MVTYSESGVDIDLEEVTVSALTKKLKETLQYQDIITESGHFAALVRLGNQGLAMSTDGVGSKILVAELMEKYDTVGIDCVAMVVNDLICVGARPLAMVDYLAVEKPDPEAASQIAAGLAEGCRQANVAMIGGETASLPEIVRNFDLAATGLGLVDLDKVVAGAKIQEGDVILGLESSGIHSNGLSLARRVFFEEAGLKVDDPLPTDENITVGEALLEPTRIYVNAIMDLLENVEVHGLAHITGGGFTNLKRLKNGVGYRINDLPSPQPIFEFISSQGVEVEEMYRVFNMGIGFTVILPQETVPEALEIIGKHHPAQVIGTVVEDPEEKVEVKTFQEGWIKL; this is translated from the coding sequence GTGGTAACTTATTCAGAATCAGGGGTAGATATTGACCTGGAAGAGGTCACAGTCTCCGCCCTCACTAAAAAACTAAAAGAAACACTCCAATATCAGGATATTATAACCGAAAGCGGTCACTTCGCCGCCCTGGTCCGCCTGGGAAACCAGGGCCTGGCCATGAGTACCGACGGAGTGGGAAGCAAGATCCTGGTGGCAGAACTCATGGAAAAATACGATACTGTAGGTATCGACTGCGTGGCCATGGTAGTTAACGATCTTATCTGTGTGGGAGCCCGTCCCCTGGCCATGGTAGATTACCTGGCCGTGGAAAAACCAGACCCCGAAGCAGCAAGTCAGATCGCTGCAGGGCTTGCTGAAGGATGCCGTCAGGCCAACGTAGCCATGATTGGAGGAGAAACAGCATCATTACCCGAGATAGTGCGGAATTTTGACCTGGCTGCCACTGGTCTTGGGCTGGTGGATTTAGATAAAGTTGTTGCCGGTGCAAAAATTCAGGAAGGCGACGTTATTCTGGGTCTTGAAAGCAGCGGAATTCACAGTAACGGATTGAGCCTGGCACGTCGAGTGTTCTTCGAAGAAGCAGGTCTCAAGGTGGATGATCCTCTCCCCACCGATGAAAACATCACTGTGGGAGAAGCACTCCTGGAACCAACCCGCATCTATGTAAATGCAATCATGGACCTCCTGGAGAATGTAGAAGTCCACGGTCTGGCCCATATAACTGGAGGCGGGTTTACAAACCTTAAAAGGCTTAAAAATGGAGTAGGTTACCGTATTAATGACCTTCCATCGCCCCAGCCAATATTTGAATTCATATCCTCCCAGGGAGTGGAAGTTGAGGAGATGTACCGGGTTTTCAATATGGGTATTGGATTTACGGTTATTTTACCTCAAGAAACGGTCCCAGAAGCCCTTGAAATCATTGGGAAACATCATCCCGCCCAGGTCATTGGAACAGTTGTTGAAGACCCTGAGGAGAAAGTTGAAGTTAAAACCTTCCAGGAAGGATGGATAAAACTTTAA
- a CDS encoding beta-CASP ribonuclease aCPSF1 produces the protein MGSEIQEIKNTIVQRLPDRVQVAKVEFEGPEVVIYTKNPEIITENGDLIRDLAKDIRKRIIIRSHKTVLTEPEESINRIHSIVPDEAKITNISFDDVTCEVIIEARKPGLVIGKYGATSREIVKRIGWAPKILRTPPISSEIIQRIRRTLRKNSKERKKFLQELGNNIHRPLSMENEWVRLTALGGFREVGRSSIFMQTSNSKILLDCGVNVAGSDDKSSYPYLNVPEFILGDLDAVIISHAHLDHSGFLPYLFHYGYEGPVYCTTPTRDLMTLLQLDHIDIAHREDSPLPFNVKHVKKSIKHTITLDYGEVTDIAPDIRLTLHNAGHILGSAITHMHIGDGQHNFVYTGDFKYERSRLLEPAVSKFPRIESMVMESTYGGHEDVQPTRNDAEKELIKTIYHTLERKGKILIPVFAVGRAQELMIVLDEYIRHGIIDEVPIYIDGMIWEATAIHTARPEYLSKDLRDQIFHMGRNPFISDVFHKVNGVEERKDIVEGEPSIILSTSGMLTGGNSVEYFKWLCEDERSSLVFVGYQAEGSLGRRLQKGWKEIPLKEEGKTNVYHVKMGIKTIEGFSGHSDRRQLMDYVRRISPKPEKILICHGDNYKTLDLASSIYRSYKIETKTPMNLETVRIQ, from the coding sequence ATGGGTTCAGAGATTCAAGAAATTAAAAACACAATAGTACAAAGATTACCCGACCGAGTTCAAGTGGCAAAAGTGGAATTTGAAGGTCCGGAAGTGGTGATTTACACCAAAAATCCAGAGATAATCACCGAAAACGGTGATCTCATCCGTGACCTGGCTAAAGACATCAGAAAACGGATCATTATTCGTTCTCACAAAACAGTGCTCACCGAGCCAGAGGAGTCCATTAACCGCATCCACAGCATAGTCCCTGACGAAGCCAAAATTACCAATATTTCCTTTGATGATGTGACCTGTGAAGTCATAATCGAAGCCAGGAAACCAGGACTTGTAATAGGGAAATACGGGGCAACCTCCAGAGAAATTGTTAAAAGAATAGGATGGGCTCCTAAAATTCTTCGTACACCACCAATATCTTCTGAAATAATCCAAAGAATCAGAAGAACACTCCGCAAGAATAGTAAAGAACGTAAAAAGTTCTTACAGGAGTTAGGGAATAATATCCACCGGCCACTATCCATGGAAAATGAATGGGTTCGACTCACCGCCCTGGGAGGTTTTCGTGAAGTGGGACGATCCTCAATATTCATGCAAACATCCAACAGCAAAATACTCCTGGACTGTGGAGTTAACGTTGCAGGATCAGATGACAAAAGCTCATATCCTTACCTGAACGTTCCAGAATTTATCCTGGGCGACCTGGATGCAGTGATCATATCCCACGCCCACCTGGATCACTCCGGATTTTTACCTTACCTTTTCCATTACGGATACGAGGGACCGGTGTACTGTACCACACCCACCAGAGACTTAATGACACTCCTGCAGCTGGATCATATTGATATAGCCCACCGGGAAGACAGTCCCCTACCCTTTAACGTGAAACACGTTAAAAAGAGTATTAAACATACTATAACCCTGGATTATGGGGAAGTTACCGATATAGCCCCGGACATACGCCTTACACTCCACAATGCAGGTCACATTCTGGGTTCAGCCATCACCCATATGCACATTGGAGATGGTCAGCATAACTTTGTTTACACTGGAGACTTCAAATATGAACGAAGCAGACTCCTTGAACCCGCAGTATCCAAATTTCCACGTATAGAATCAATGGTAATGGAAAGTACCTACGGAGGCCACGAAGATGTGCAGCCTACCCGGAACGATGCTGAGAAGGAACTCATCAAAACAATTTACCACACACTGGAAAGAAAGGGTAAAATACTGATCCCTGTTTTCGCAGTGGGAAGGGCACAGGAATTAATGATCGTCTTGGATGAGTACATACGCCACGGTATCATTGATGAAGTACCCATCTACATTGACGGTATGATCTGGGAGGCCACCGCCATCCACACTGCCCGGCCAGAGTACCTCAGCAAAGACCTTCGGGACCAAATATTCCACATGGGCCGCAACCCATTCATCTCCGATGTTTTCCACAAAGTAAACGGTGTTGAAGAAAGAAAAGATATTGTAGAAGGAGAACCATCCATTATACTCTCCACATCAGGTATGTTAACTGGTGGAAATTCTGTGGAGTACTTCAAATGGTTATGTGAAGATGAGAGAAGTTCACTGGTGTTTGTAGGATACCAGGCAGAAGGTTCACTGGGACGCAGACTGCAGAAAGGCTGGAAAGAAATACCCCTCAAAGAAGAAGGTAAAACCAATGTTTACCATGTGAAAATGGGTATTAAAACCATTGAAGGATTCAGTGGACACTCTGACCGCAGGCAACTCATGGATTATGTGCGCCGCATAAGCCCCAAACCTGAGAAGATCTTAATCTGCCACGGGGATAACTACAAAACCCTGGATCTGGCCAGTAGTATCTACCGGAGTTATAAAATAGAGACAAAAACTCCCATGAACCTCGAAACTGTGAGGATACAATAA
- the psmB gene encoding archaeal proteasome endopeptidase complex subunit beta, whose product MNDENRLKGTTTVGLTCKDGVVFATETRATMGNLIAHKVADKIFKIDDHIGTTIAGAVSDAQSLMKYIRAEVALFRLRNGKRINVEAAATLTSNILHSSRGYPFYVQTLLGGVDDKGPALYSLDPTGGVIKDLMISTGSGSPVAYGVLEDRYSKDLYVEEGIDVAIRAIKSAMERDAYSGNSILVATITEEEGFKKLSEEEVNQKIKELS is encoded by the coding sequence ATGAATGATGAAAATCGACTTAAAGGCACTACAACTGTTGGTTTAACCTGTAAGGACGGAGTTGTTTTTGCTACCGAAACTAGAGCTACCATGGGTAATCTCATAGCCCATAAAGTGGCCGACAAGATCTTCAAAATAGATGATCACATTGGAACCACCATTGCTGGTGCAGTTTCCGATGCCCAGAGCCTGATGAAGTACATCAGAGCAGAAGTGGCACTTTTCAGACTCCGAAATGGTAAGCGAATCAATGTAGAAGCCGCAGCCACCCTCACCTCCAACATCTTACACTCATCAAGAGGTTATCCATTCTATGTCCAGACACTCCTGGGTGGAGTGGATGATAAAGGCCCTGCTCTTTATTCCCTGGACCCAACTGGAGGAGTTATTAAGGATCTCATGATATCCACAGGTTCTGGTTCACCAGTAGCCTACGGTGTCTTAGAAGATCGTTACAGTAAAGATCTCTACGTGGAAGAAGGTATAGACGTGGCCATCAGGGCCATTAAATCTGCAATGGAAAGGGATGCTTATTCTGGCAATTCAATCCTGGTAGCCACTATTACCGAGGAAGAAGGATTTAAGAAATTATCCGAGGAAGAGGTTAACCAAAAAATAAAGGAACTTAGCTAA
- a CDS encoding class I SAM-dependent methyltransferase family protein: MKGKVIGDILVLKNQQVDNPQELLNIPGVNRVVRLGRIKGLQREPDVEIILGEGTETVHRENHCQYKLDVARVMWSKGNTTERKRMGQLVRPGETVVDLFAGIGYFTIPMAVHANPKKIYAVEINPVAHGYLSENIELNHVQDVVEPILGDCRDVAPRNIADRVLMGYIGNTEEYLDLAMEVVKDGGIIHYHESVPDKLKYIRPAERIQEAAGDFDVDILNQRIIKKYSPGVYHMVVDAQVHKN, translated from the coding sequence ATGAAAGGTAAGGTAATAGGTGACATTCTAGTTTTGAAAAATCAGCAGGTGGACAATCCCCAGGAACTCCTTAATATTCCCGGGGTAAATCGGGTTGTACGTCTGGGCAGGATAAAGGGACTCCAGAGGGAGCCAGATGTGGAAATAATTCTTGGCGAGGGCACCGAGACAGTTCACCGGGAAAACCATTGCCAGTATAAACTGGATGTGGCCAGGGTAATGTGGTCCAAGGGAAACACCACTGAAAGAAAGAGGATGGGTCAGTTAGTCCGGCCAGGAGAGACCGTGGTTGATTTATTCGCAGGAATTGGTTATTTCACCATACCCATGGCGGTACATGCAAATCCAAAGAAAATCTATGCTGTGGAGATAAATCCAGTTGCCCATGGTTACCTATCTGAAAATATAGAACTTAACCATGTTCAGGATGTGGTTGAACCTATTCTGGGTGACTGCAGGGATGTAGCACCACGAAATATTGCAGATCGAGTTTTAATGGGGTACATTGGGAATACCGAGGAGTATCTTGACCTGGCAATGGAAGTAGTCAAAGATGGTGGGATCATTCATTACCATGAATCTGTTCCAGATAAATTGAAATATATACGGCCTGCCGAAAGGATCCAGGAAGCTGCAGGTGATTTTGATGTGGATATACTAAACCAGAGAATTATAAAAAAGTATTCACCAGGGGTTTATCACATGGTGGTTGATGCCCAAGTGCATAAAAATTAA
- a CDS encoding nitroreductase family protein, whose translation MEIFETISQRRSIRRFKKEDIDESLIEKIIQAGIWAPSAGNLQSWELIMVKNSHTKEKLSEAAYMRDFIAKAPVVMVPCINQRVSGAIYGKRGVELYSVQDVSCAIENMLLMAHALGIGACWVGAFDEQQVINLLGTPSYVRPVALLPMGYPDEKPHSPPRRDAADFLHLEKY comes from the coding sequence ATGGAAATTTTCGAGACCATAAGTCAGAGAAGAAGTATCAGGCGATTTAAAAAAGAGGATATTGATGAATCTTTAATTGAGAAGATTATCCAAGCCGGTATCTGGGCACCTTCAGCAGGGAACCTGCAGAGCTGGGAGTTGATTATGGTTAAAAATTCTCATACCAAAGAAAAACTCTCTGAAGCTGCTTATATGCGTGATTTTATAGCTAAAGCGCCGGTGGTAATGGTTCCGTGTATTAACCAGCGTGTTTCTGGTGCTATTTATGGTAAGAGGGGTGTGGAACTTTACTCCGTACAGGATGTTTCTTGTGCTATAGAGAACATGCTCCTCATGGCCCATGCACTGGGTATTGGGGCCTGCTGGGTGGGAGCCTTTGATGAACAGCAGGTAATAAACTTACTGGGCACACCATCTTATGTGCGACCTGTAGCACTGCTTCCTATGGGTTATCCAGACGAAAAACCACATTCACCGCCCAGGCGGGATGCAGCTGATTTTTTACACTTAGAAAAATATTAA
- a CDS encoding response regulator: MSQQSKILVVEDEALTGMELQKKLILWGYDVVDIVSSGEDAVKKALELEPDLILMDILLKGCMNGIDAAKIIKKNKQIPIIYLTAYCNSETFQGAKVTQPQAYLIKPFDENELKFAIEMAFYSNQSRLKLEKSEAHYRILAECSQDMIFIINKELRVDYVNKSSLKHLKLTKEEIIGKPVKNVFPKQVFDVQISALQYVFNTGNSIRVKNPFIFPGCELWLDTRLKPLRNDEGEIYAVMGISRENNESNLHEAQKDKLKMKPD; encoded by the coding sequence ATGTCACAGCAGTCCAAGATTTTGGTGGTGGAGGATGAAGCCCTCACTGGAATGGAACTCCAGAAAAAATTGATTTTATGGGGTTATGATGTGGTAGATATAGTTTCTTCAGGAGAAGATGCAGTTAAAAAGGCATTGGAACTGGAACCAGACCTTATTTTAATGGATATTCTACTCAAGGGCTGTATGAATGGGATAGATGCTGCTAAGATCATTAAGAAAAATAAGCAAATCCCAATTATTTATCTGACTGCCTACTGTAACTCTGAAACTTTCCAGGGTGCCAAGGTCACCCAACCTCAGGCCTACCTCATCAAACCATTTGATGAAAACGAACTGAAATTTGCCATTGAAATGGCTTTTTACAGTAATCAATCCCGGTTAAAACTGGAAAAAAGCGAAGCACATTACCGAATTCTTGCGGAATGTTCTCAGGATATGATTTTCATTATAAATAAGGAGTTAAGGGTGGATTATGTTAATAAATCTTCATTAAAACATTTAAAACTTACCAAAGAAGAAATTATTGGTAAACCAGTTAAAAATGTATTCCCAAAACAGGTTTTTGACGTGCAGATAAGTGCGCTGCAGTATGTGTTTAACACTGGAAATTCAATTCGTGTAAAAAACCCATTCATATTCCCTGGCTGTGAATTGTGGCTGGATACCCGGTTAAAACCCTTAAGAAATGATGAAGGTGAGATATATGCGGTTATGGGGATTTCAAGAGAAAACAATGAAAGTAATCTCCATGAAGCTCAAAAAGATAAATTAAAGATGAAACCTGATTAA
- a CDS encoding response regulator: protein MNLDELEILLVEDNPTDAELTLRALKRKNLANRLVWVKDGEEALNFIHAKGQFQDRDPEDLPRLILLDLRMPKVDGLEVLKEIKASERTRKIPVVVLTSSQQDKDLVESYKLGVNSYVSKPVEFDEFIEAVSTLGLYWMLINKHP, encoded by the coding sequence ATGAATTTGGATGAACTGGAAATTCTCCTGGTTGAAGATAATCCCACTGATGCTGAACTGACCCTGAGGGCTTTGAAGCGGAAAAACTTAGCCAACAGATTGGTTTGGGTCAAAGATGGGGAGGAGGCCCTTAACTTCATTCATGCTAAGGGCCAGTTTCAGGATAGGGATCCTGAAGATTTGCCTCGTTTGATACTCCTGGATTTAAGAATGCCTAAGGTAGACGGTCTGGAAGTTTTAAAGGAAATAAAGGCTAGCGAGCGAACCCGGAAGATACCAGTTGTGGTTCTGACTTCTTCACAGCAGGATAAGGATCTGGTGGAAAGTTACAAGTTGGGGGTAAATAGTTACGTGAGTAAACCAGTGGAATTTGATGAGTTCATAGAAGCAGTTTCAACCCTTGGATTGTACTGGATGTTAATAAATAAACATCCCTGA
- a CDS encoding PAS domain S-box protein has product MEDTIRILILEDVPLDLELMETELKRDGINFVSRCVEEKEEYINLITEFQPEIILADHSLPHFDGISAMYIAQDISPETPFIFVSGQMGEEFAVEMLKKGATDYVLKHNLSKLGHSVKRALKEAEEYRNKKEAEERLAKNENKYRALFELSPDYVVVLDPKGRVLDINHRVVESTGFSREELVGTDVNELVRTFLSYTIDEDRIFKFLTSNQIEPVEIKIELDNGIEYVEVHHAPIIMEGEIFAIQIIGREITKRKKAEKDLIESKKNLHNLNIYLEAIINASPFAIVDLHPDGRVKSLWNPAAENIFGWKKMDVLGKPLPFLNENKEIKYENIMTNVLSGELKSDIELECARNNGELIYTMMATAPLLNIDNNPQGVMATFADISDMIMAEKQIKASLEEKEVLLREIHHRVKNNLQIISSLMSLQSEYTQEPETLKMFQESKNRIRSMALIHEKLYQSEDMAHIDFGEYLMSLSEMLATFHREKSNVCVLLECDSVFLEIDTAISLGLIVNELVSNCFKHAFPVESEGIIGINLSKVPEGYLLEVADNGVGLPDNFDIKNTNSLGLQIVQTLTIQLRGSLEIEKEDGVSFKLAFNNE; this is encoded by the coding sequence ATGGAGGATACTATTCGTATTTTAATTCTGGAAGATGTTCCATTGGATCTGGAGTTAATGGAAACTGAACTTAAAAGGGATGGCATTAATTTTGTTTCTCGTTGTGTGGAAGAGAAAGAAGAGTACATAAACCTAATAACCGAGTTTCAGCCAGAAATAATCCTGGCTGACCATTCTCTGCCCCACTTTGATGGTATATCTGCCATGTACATTGCCCAGGATATTTCACCAGAAACCCCATTTATTTTTGTAAGCGGGCAGATGGGAGAAGAATTCGCGGTTGAAATGCTTAAAAAAGGAGCCACGGATTATGTTCTAAAACATAACCTTTCTAAATTAGGACATTCTGTAAAAAGAGCTCTTAAAGAGGCAGAGGAATATCGTAATAAGAAAGAGGCAGAAGAAAGACTGGCAAAAAATGAGAATAAATACCGGGCACTTTTTGAATTATCTCCAGACTATGTGGTGGTTTTAGACCCAAAAGGTAGGGTGCTGGATATAAATCACAGGGTGGTAGAGAGCACTGGATTTTCCAGAGAGGAACTCGTTGGCACAGACGTGAATGAACTTGTCAGAACTTTCCTAAGTTACACCATTGATGAAGATAGAATATTCAAATTTTTAACCAGCAATCAAATTGAGCCCGTGGAAATAAAAATAGAACTTGACAATGGAATTGAATATGTTGAAGTGCATCACGCCCCTATTATAATGGAAGGGGAAATTTTTGCCATTCAAATAATTGGAAGAGAGATAACTAAACGTAAAAAAGCAGAAAAAGATTTAATCGAAAGCAAAAAAAATTTACATAATTTAAATATATATTTGGAAGCTATAATAAATGCATCCCCGTTCGCGATTGTTGATTTACACCCTGATGGGCGCGTAAAATCTCTATGGAATCCTGCAGCAGAGAATATTTTCGGTTGGAAAAAGATGGATGTATTGGGGAAACCTTTGCCTTTTTTAAATGAAAATAAAGAAATTAAATACGAAAATATCATGACTAATGTTCTTTCTGGTGAATTAAAGTCGGATATTGAACTGGAATGTGCTCGAAATAATGGTGAATTGATTTACACCATGATGGCCACCGCACCACTTTTAAATATTGATAACAACCCTCAGGGAGTTATGGCAACTTTTGCAGATATCAGTGATATGATCATGGCTGAAAAGCAGATTAAGGCTTCTTTAGAGGAAAAAGAAGTTTTGTTGAGGGAGATTCATCATCGGGTGAAAAATAATCTACAGATCATCTCCAGTCTGATGAGTCTGCAGTCAGAGTACACTCAGGAACCAGAAACACTGAAGATGTTTCAGGAAAGTAAAAATCGTATTCGGTCCATGGCCCTTATCCATGAAAAACTGTACCAATCTGAAGACATGGCCCATATTGACTTTGGGGAATACTTGATGAGTCTTTCGGAGATGCTTGCAACGTTTCATAGGGAAAAAAGTAATGTTTGTGTTCTTTTAGAGTGTGATTCGGTTTTCCTGGAAATCGACACTGCTATTTCCCTGGGGCTTATTGTAAATGAATTGGTGTCGAACTGTTTTAAACATGCTTTTCCCGTGGAATCAGAGGGTATAATTGGAATAAACCTTTCCAAAGTGCCTGAAGGGTATTTACTGGAAGTGGCCGATAATGGGGTGGGACTTCCTGATAATTTTGATATAAAAAACACCAACTCCCTGGGACTTCAAATTGTTCAAACCCTGACCATACAGTTAAGAGGTTCTCTGGAAATAGAAAAAGAGGATGGGGTCAGTTTTAAGTTGGCTTTCAACAATGAATGA
- a CDS encoding cation:proton antiporter: MTVDILAQVNILILIIAIFIASLISLRVGMAVAIIELIVGVIFGNLGFLHATDWMTMIASFGGILLTFMAGTEIDTQVMREKYKESFLIGFFSFLAPFIGASIYTYFIAGWNIQAALIAGIALSTTSLAVVYSVLLETDIPDVNLVKIVLAATFITDMLTVIVLSILFIKPDLYTVLFIIVSIVVIILASKYSKHIFNHEKLKNKVIEPEIKYIFVLLVIFMYFAAIGNGEAVLPAFILGLLMSKELAKVKELMVRMRTVAYAAITPIFFIVGGLKVSFSLILASLGLFLILFVIKLLAKFLGVYFLANRYIPNGSMYTTLLMSTGLTFGTIASLFGLNAGYIDSVQYSVLIGVVVSSAVIPTFVAQKWFLPKHREDVVE, translated from the coding sequence TTGACAGTAGACATATTAGCGCAAGTTAACATATTAATATTGATTATTGCTATTTTTATAGCAAGTTTAATTTCTTTAAGAGTAGGAATGGCAGTAGCCATCATAGAACTGATAGTGGGAGTTATTTTTGGAAACCTTGGCTTTCTTCATGCAACTGATTGGATGACCATGATCGCTTCATTTGGTGGAATTCTGCTAACATTCATGGCTGGTACAGAGATTGATACACAGGTAATGAGAGAAAAGTATAAAGAAAGTTTTTTAATAGGATTTTTCTCCTTCTTAGCGCCTTTTATTGGGGCATCTATTTACACCTATTTTATAGCAGGGTGGAACATCCAAGCAGCGTTAATCGCTGGAATTGCACTTTCAACAACTTCACTGGCAGTTGTATATTCTGTATTACTGGAAACAGATATTCCAGATGTTAATCTGGTTAAAATAGTACTGGCAGCTACTTTCATAACTGATATGTTAACCGTGATAGTACTGAGTATCCTTTTCATTAAACCTGATTTGTACACGGTTCTATTCATCATAGTTTCCATTGTGGTTATAATTTTAGCATCCAAATATTCTAAACACATTTTCAACCACGAAAAACTCAAAAATAAAGTCATAGAGCCGGAAATAAAATACATTTTCGTGCTTCTGGTAATATTTATGTATTTTGCCGCAATTGGGAATGGAGAAGCAGTTTTACCGGCATTTATTTTGGGACTTTTAATGTCAAAGGAATTGGCAAAAGTGAAGGAATTAATGGTTAGAATGAGAACCGTTGCATACGCTGCTATAACCCCTATTTTCTTTATAGTAGGTGGTTTAAAAGTTTCATTCTCCTTGATCCTGGCATCACTGGGACTATTCCTGATATTATTTGTCATCAAACTCTTAGCCAAGTTCTTGGGAGTTTACTTCCTTGCAAACAGATACATCCCCAATGGAAGCATGTACACCACTCTTTTAATGAGTACAGGGCTTACATTTGGAACAATAGCCAGTTTATTCGGCCTTAATGCAGGTTACATAGATTCCGTGCAATATTCAGTGCTTATTGGAGTTGTAGTTTCCAGTGCAGTGATCCCCACCTTTGTAGCACAAAAATGGTTTTTACCCAAGCACAGGGAAGATGTAGTTGAATAG
- the cofG gene encoding 7,8-didemethyl-8-hydroxy-5-deazariboflavin synthase CofG — MLSKDQLVSLLEVQSEGVLQLMMQANSLRQTNRITYSKNVFLPLTNICRNDCGYCTFRREPGDPDATLILPPHTVMSTIHKADHYGCREALFTFGEQADTTPQVRAALEKLGFEGMLEYLYHLCERTLNETSLLPHSNPGILQKDELKMLREVNASMGLMLETVSRRLMESPAHQKSPGKDPKLRIETIENAGKLKIPFTTGLLIGIGETVEERADSLLEIRRIQDKYGHIQEIIIQNFKPKPGIEMESYSEPSLLDMIRMVAVTRLLFPDCGVQVPPNLNRDTAQIFLLAGADDWGGVSPLTKDYVNPEAPWPELDELMELTQELGFQLEERLPVYPKYLTKEFLSHHIMEKVF, encoded by the coding sequence ATGTTATCCAAAGACCAGCTGGTTTCTTTACTTGAAGTTCAGAGTGAGGGTGTTCTGCAGTTGATGATGCAGGCCAATTCACTCCGACAGACAAACAGAATAACTTATTCTAAAAACGTTTTTTTACCCTTAACCAATATCTGTCGAAATGACTGTGGATACTGCACTTTCCGCCGGGAACCTGGAGATCCAGATGCCACTTTAATCTTACCACCCCACACGGTCATGTCTACCATCCATAAAGCAGACCATTATGGTTGCAGGGAAGCCCTTTTCACCTTCGGAGAACAGGCTGATACCACACCACAGGTCCGGGCTGCTCTGGAGAAATTGGGATTTGAAGGGATGCTGGAATATCTTTATCACCTCTGTGAGAGGACACTTAATGAAACCAGCCTGTTACCTCACAGTAACCCCGGTATACTCCAAAAAGATGAGCTTAAAATGTTAAGGGAAGTAAACGCGTCCATGGGCCTGATGCTGGAAACTGTCAGCCGCAGACTGATGGAGAGTCCAGCTCATCAGAAGAGTCCAGGTAAAGATCCTAAATTAAGAATTGAAACCATTGAAAATGCGGGAAAACTGAAGATACCATTTACAACTGGACTTTTAATTGGTATTGGGGAGACTGTGGAGGAAAGAGCTGATTCGCTCCTGGAGATCAGGAGAATTCAGGATAAATATGGTCACATTCAGGAGATAATTATTCAGAATTTCAAACCCAAACCAGGGATTGAAATGGAATCTTACAGTGAACCTTCACTCCTGGATATGATTCGAATGGTGGCAGTTACCCGCCTGCTTTTCCCAGATTGTGGTGTACAGGTCCCCCCTAACCTTAACCGGGATACTGCCCAGATATTTCTCCTGGCAGGGGCAGATGACTGGGGCGGTGTTTCACCCCTGACCAAGGATTACGTTAACCCGGAAGCACCCTGGCCGGAGTTAGATGAACTAATGGAATTAACCCAAGAACTGGGATTCCAGTTGGAAGAAAGATTGCCAGTGTACCCCAAATACTTAACAAAAGAATTTTTAAGTCATCATATTATGGAAAAAGTTTTTTAA
- a CDS encoding DUF2120 domain-containing protein, translating to MKTRNIAGQIMGQLEAFEGSKAAMDSAELLIVRGKSRQKIQPEELGSTISQILKDMEARELDMFSDETADIISIIDEQIRSQVQIQGETDIYGIYRLKESFESMNCHADYGMGLVNDIAIFIVLWKDKSGIGPLFVELVVSALEG from the coding sequence TTGAAGACACGTAACATTGCTGGACAAATCATGGGCCAGTTAGAAGCCTTTGAAGGCTCCAAAGCAGCCATGGACAGTGCGGAATTACTGATAGTTCGTGGAAAATCACGCCAAAAGATCCAACCCGAAGAACTGGGTTCCACCATCTCCCAGATACTAAAGGATATGGAGGCTCGAGAGCTGGATATGTTCTCTGATGAAACCGCAGACATCATCTCCATAATAGACGAACAGATCCGTTCCCAAGTGCAGATCCAGGGAGAAACAGATATATACGGAATATATCGTCTTAAAGAATCCTTTGAAAGCATGAACTGCCACGCAGATTATGGTATGGGTCTGGTAAATGATATTGCCATTTTCATAGTCCTTTGGAAGGACAAAAGTGGTATAGGACCCCTTTTTGTAGAACTAGTGGTTTCAGCCCTGGAAGGCTGA